In one Oryza glaberrima chromosome 2, OglaRS2, whole genome shotgun sequence genomic region, the following are encoded:
- the LOC127762678 gene encoding uncharacterized protein LOC127762678: protein MADSGKKRDGSANGAEKKASPTPKPPSSSTSGFSKNVPLLVFVLLLGLLYRQLQPPAPKICGTPGGPPVTGPRLQLKDGRHLAYHEYGVPKDQAKHKIIFVHGFDSCRYDALQVSPELAEELGVYMVSFDRPGYGESDPHPGRTEDSIAFDIEGLADGLQLGPKFYLIGYSMGGEIMWSCLKNIPHRLAGVSILGPVGNYWWSGYPSNVSTEAWYVQLPQDQWAVRVAHHAPWLAYWWNTQKLFPASSVISFNPAILSREDLTVIPKFAYRTYAGQVRQQGEHESLHRDMLVGFGKWGWSPLEMENPFPAGEAAVHLWHGAEDLIVPVQLSRHIAQRLPWVRYHELPTAGHLFPITEGMPDLIVRSMLLTDE, encoded by the exons GTTTCTCCAAGAATGTCCCCCTCCTCGTGTTTGTGTTATTGCTGGGGCTGCTGTACCGGCAGCTTCAGCCTCCGGCTCCGAAAATCTGTGGAACTCCGGGAGGCCCTCCGGTGACCGGGCCAAGATTGCAGCTCAAGGATGGGAGGCACCTGGCCTACCACGAGTACGGCGTCCCTAAGGATCAGGCCAAGCACAAGATCATCTTCGTCCATGGCTTCGACTCCTGCAGATACGACGCTCTCCAAGTGTCACCT GAGCTCGCAGAAGAGCTGGGTGTCTACATGGTCTCGTTCGATCGTCCTGGGTATGGAGAGAGCGACCCACACCCCGGTAGAACGGAGGACAGCATTGCGTTCGACATCGAAGGGCTCGCCGACGGGCTGCAGCTCGGCCCCAAGTTCTACCTCATCGGCTACTCCATGGGCGGGGAAATCATGTGGAGCTGCCTCAAAAACATCCCTCACAG GCTCGCGGGGGTGTCAATCCTGGGGCCGGTGGGGAACTACTGGTGGTCGGGTTACCCGTCGAACGTGTCGACGGAGGCGTGGTACGTGCAGCTCCCGCAGGACCAGTGGGCCGTCCGCGTGGCGCACCACGCCCCCTGGCTCGCCTACTGGTGGAACACCCAGAAGCTCTTCCCGGCCTCCAGCGTCATCTCCTTCAACCCCGCCATCCTCTCCCGGGAAGACTTGACCGTCATCCCCAAGTTCGCCTACCGCACCTACGCC GGGCAGGTGAGGCAGCAGGGGGAGCACGAGAGCCTGCACCGGGACATGCTGGTGGGGTTCGGGAAGTGGGGGTGGAGCCCGCTGGAGATGGAGAACCCGTTCccggcgggcgaggcggcggtgcacCTGTGGCACGGCGCGGAGGACCTCATCGTGCCCGTGCAGCTGTCGCGGCACATCGCGCAGCGGCTGCCGTGGGTGCGGTACCACGAGCTGCCCACGGCGGGGCACCTGTTCCCCATCACCGAAGGGATGCCGGACCTCATCGTCAGGTCGATGCTGCTCACCGACGAGTGA
- the LOC127762679 gene encoding germin-like protein 2-4 produces MINSPTRHQCSTTYVLLCAKQAAVHRRTSDRTSVESMAHRRRCLLLLLAVLLPAMAARGDPDAVQDFCVPDAGRGRPVELAMLPAYPCRSPANLTAGDFAFSGVRAAGNFSPETGFAGVSVTPAQFPGLHTLGMSFARADLSAAGGVNPPHYHPRATETALVLAGRVYAGFVDSGGRLFAKVLEQGEVMVFPRAMVHFQLNVGDTPATVYGAFNSENPGIVRIPATVFGSGIREAVLERAFGLTPAELRQLEKRFGPPKKAEMED; encoded by the coding sequence ATGATCAACTCACCTACAAGACATCAGTGCTCGACTACATATGTACTACTATGTGCAAAGCAAGCAGCTGTCCACCGACGAACGAGTGACAGAACGAGCGTAGAATCGATGGcgcatcgtcgtcgttgtctcCTCCTCTTGCTCgccgtgctgctgccggcgatggcggcaagGGGCGACCCCGACGCGGTGCAGGACTTCTGCGTGCCGGACGCCGGGCGTGGGCGGCCGGTGGAGCTCGCCATGCTCCCGGCCTACCCGTGCAGGAGCCCCGCCAACCTGACGGCGGGCGACTTCGCCTTCTCGGGCGTGCGCGCCGCGGGGAACTTCTCGCCGGAGACGGGGTTCGCCGGCGTGTCCGTCACCCCGGCGCAGTTCCCGGGCCTGCACACCCTGGGGATGTCCTTCGCCCGCGCCGACctctcggcggccggcggcgtcaaCCCGCCGCACTACCACCCGCGCGCCACCGAGACGGCGCTCGTCCTCGCAGGCCGCGTGTACGCCGGGTTCGTCGACTCCGGTGGCCGCCTCTTCGCCAAGGTGCTCGAGCAGGGGGAGGTGATGGTGTTCCCGCGCGCCATGGTGCACTTCCAGCTCAACGTCGGCGACACGCCGGCCACGGTGTACGGCGCCTTCAACAGCGAGAACCCCGGCATCGTCCGCATCCCGGCTACGGTGTTCGGGTCCGGCATCAGGGAGGCCGTCCTCGAGAGGGCGTTCGGGCTCACTCCGGCGGAGCTCCGGCAGCTGGAGAAGAGGTTCGGCCCGCCCAAGAAGGCGGAGATGGAGGATTAG